A portion of the Gossypium arboreum isolate Shixiya-1 chromosome 8, ASM2569848v2, whole genome shotgun sequence genome contains these proteins:
- the LOC108469363 gene encoding probable methyltransferase At1g29790 yields the protein MGRSCFPRCGFARIIAWLQLVLGILVIVVSISSLFRFYSAGFFVHNEDICRHFYGPKDVYQGFDINDRIAEVLTTIENLHKKLEMNLQQMEKSNTRLEYKNYLEVEVLRPVYSAYTALKQLRLPKIGNGTVKEESLIDTFTTEEIRKYITPKENRIGKINFYGTEKIYNTIGHACVLMKKELEEYMDYDIGSYCKDDWNLAQKLMVNGCDPLPRRRCLTRASKVFQKPYPINESLWKLPDDRNVRWGNYQCRNFGCLSGKNPKRGYTKCIGCFEMEKEKLKWVTNTSLQVDFLIRNVLAIKPGQIRIGLDYGVGTGTFAARMRELNVTIVSTALNLGAPFNEIIALRGLIPLYATLNQRLPFFDNTMDLIHTTGFLDGWIDLLLMDFIIFDWDRVLRPGGLLWIDRFFCNKKDMEDYTYMFQQLRYKKHKWVIAPKSQHQVYLSAVLEKPPRAI from the coding sequence ATGGGGAGATCATGTTTTCCAAGATGTGGATTTGCAAGAATAATAGCATGGCTTCAGCTTGTTCTGGGGATTCTTGTTATAGTTGTAAGTATATCAAGTCTCTTTAGGTTCTATTCTGCTGGATTTTTTGTGCACAATGAAGATATATGCCGCCATTTTTACGGTCCCAAGGATGTTTATCAAGGTTTCGATATAAACGATCGGATCGCGGAAGTACTAACAACAATCGAAAACTTGCACAAGAAGTTAGAGATGAATCTGCAACAGATGGAGAAGAGCAATACAAGATTGGAGTATAAGAACTATTTGGAAGTGGAAGTTCTTAGGCCAGTTTATAGTGCTTACACTGCTCTTAAACAGCTTCGGCTACCTAAGATTGGGAACGGTACGGTGAAAGAGGAGTCATTGATTGATACATTCACAACGGAAGAAATCCGGAAGTATATAACCCCGAAAGAGAACAGAATTGGGAAGATCAATTTTTACGGAACCGAGAAGATATATAATACAATAgggcatgcatgtgttttgatgaagAAGGAACTTGAAGAGTACATGGATTATGATATAGGATCATATTGTAAAGATGACTGGAATTTAGCTCAGAAGCTTATGGTAAACGGTTGTGATCCGTTGCCTCGAAGGCGGTGCTTGACGAGAGCTTCCAAGGTGTTCCAGAAGCCTTATCCTATCAACGAGTCTCTATGGAAGTTGCCTGATGACCGAAATGTCAGGTGGGGTAATTATCAGTGCAGGAATTTCGGTTGCTTGTCAGGCAAGAATCCGAAACGAGGTTACACAAAGTGTATCGGATGTTTCGAGATGGAAAAGGAGAAGCTTAAGTGGGTAACCAACACTTCCCTTCAAGTTGATTTCTTGATTAGAAATGTTCTAGCCATTAAACCGGGCCAGATAAGGATCGGTCTAGACTACGGTGTCGGGACCGGGACTTTCGCAGCAAGGATGCGAGAATTGAACGTAACGATTGTTTCAACTGCTTTGAACCTCGGGGCTCCTTTCAATGAGATCATTGCACTTAGGGGCCTAATTCCTTTGTATGCAACTTTGAACCAACGCCTTCCATTCTTCGACAACACGATGGACTTGATTCACACGACTGGGTTCTTGGACGGGTGGATCGACCTCCTGCTGATGGATTTCATAATTTTCGATTGGGACAGGGTGCTAAGACCAGGAGGACTGTTGTGGATAGACAGATTCTTTTGTAATAAAAAGGACATGGAGGACTACACGTACATGTTTCAGCAATTGAGATATAAGAAACACAAGTGGGTTATTGCTCCTAAATCACAACACCAAGTTTATCTTTCTGCTGTCTTAGAGAAACCTCCGCGAGCTATTTGA
- the LOC108468039 gene encoding putative protease Do-like 14 isoform X3: MDHFLRKASFSSGSKSIVRIIAIGAASAGLLYLSNNPDSRKFPLFLSRVDPALAGDVAKGAPVAVGDGGKPSCGCLGRDFIANAAAKVAPAVVNLSVQQDLYGFTTVRSMCSGTIIDADGTILTCAHGVVDSQGRQLTTKGKIDVTLQDGRTFEGTVINSDLHSDIAIVKIKSKTPLPTAKLGSSSKLRPGDWVIAMGTPLSLQNTVTAGIVSCVDRKSSDLGLGGMRREYLQTDCAINAGNSGGPLVNIDGEIVGVNIMKVAAADGLSFSIPIDSVSKIIEHFKKSGRVIRPWLGLKMLDLNELIISQLKERDAKFPEVEKGILVPMVTPGSPADRAGFHPGDVVIEFDGKPVQSIKEIVEIMDDRIGKPLNVAVKRANNEVVKLTVIPEEANPDM, encoded by the exons ATGGATCATTTTCTG AGAAAAGCTTCATTTTCTTCTGGTAGCAAGTCCATAGTTCGGATCATAGCCATTGGTGCTGCTAGTGCCGGTCTTCTTTACTTGAGCAACAACCCAGATTCGA gaaaatttccattatttttatcGAGAGTTGATCCGGCTCTAGCCGGAGATGTCGCAAAGGGAGCTCCGGTAGCAGTTGGAGACGGGGGAAAACCAAGTTGTGGATGTTTAGGTAGAGATTTTATTGCCAATGCAGCTGCAAAGGTTGCTCCTGCTGTTGTCAATCTGTCTGTTCAACAAG ATTTATATGGGTTTACAACCGTGAGGAGTATGTGTTCTGGAACTATTATTGATGCCGATGGTACTATTTTAACATGTGCTCATGGTGTAGTTGATTCTCAAGGCAGACAACTAACAACCAAGGGAAAG ATTGATGTCACTTTGCAAGATGGCCGAACATTTGAAGGTACAGTAATTAATTCTGATTTACATTCTGATATTGCAATAGTCAAGATCAAATCAAAAACTCCACTTCCAACTGCAAAACTTGGCTCATCAAGCAAGCTTCGCCCTGGGGATTGGGTGATAGCTATGGGTACTCCGCTTAGCCTTCAGAATACTGTCACCGCGGGTATTGTGAG CTGTGTTGATCGTAAAAGCAGTGATTTGGGTCTTGGAGGGATGCGCAGAGAGTATTTACAAACTGATTGTGCAATCAATGCT GGAAATTCTGGTGGCCCCCTTGTTAATATTGATGGAGAGATTGTCGGAGTTAATATTATGAAAGTAGCAGCTGCGGATGGATTGAGTTTTTCTATACCAATTGACTCAGTTTCTAAAATTATAGAGCATTTCAAGAAGAGTGG GAGAGTTATACGGCCTTGGCTTGGATTAAAAATGCTCGATCTTAATGAGTTAATCATCTCTCAGCTTAAAGAAAGAGATGCCAAATTTCCCGAAGTTGAAAAAGGCATTCTTGTGCCTATG GTAACCCCAGGTTCTCCAGCTGATCGTGCTGGATTCCATCCAGGTGATGTTGTTATTGAATTTGACGGGAAACCAGTTCAAAGTATCAAGGAG ATTGTTGAGATAATGGATGATAGAATCGGAAAACCATTGAATGTTGCTGTAAAGAGAGCAAATAATGAAGTGGTGAAATTGACAGTGATCCCAGAGGAAGCTAATCCAGATATGTGA
- the LOC108468039 gene encoding putative protease Do-like 14 isoform X2, giving the protein MDHFLRKASFSSGSKSIVRIIAIGAASAGLLYLSNNPDSTTVKLSIPTILRKHLPFQGHPSFVSSDHWQFGKFPLFLSRVDPALAGDVAKGAPVAVGDGGKPSCGCLGRDFIANAAAKVAPAVVNLSVQQDLYGFTTVRSMCSGTIIDADGTILTCAHGVVDSQGRQLTTKGKIDVTLQDGRTFEGTVINSDLHSDIAIVKIKSKTPLPTAKLGSSSKLRPGDWVIAMGTPLSLQNTVTAGIVSCVDRKSSDLGLGGMRREYLQTDCAINAGNSGGPLVNIDGEIVGVNIMKVAAADGLSFSIPIDSVSKIIEHFKKSGRVIRPWLGLKMLDLNELIISQLKERDAKFPEVEKGILVPMVTPGSPADRAGFHPGDVVIEFDGKPVQSIKEIVEIMDDRIGKPLNVAVKRANNEVVKLTVIPEEANPDM; this is encoded by the exons ATGGATCATTTTCTG AGAAAAGCTTCATTTTCTTCTGGTAGCAAGTCCATAGTTCGGATCATAGCCATTGGTGCTGCTAGTGCCGGTCTTCTTTACTTGAGCAACAACCCAGATTCGA caactGTGAAACTATCAATTCCTACAATATTACGTAAACACCTCCCATTTCAAGGACACCCTTCTTTTGTTTCATCTGATCATTGGCAATTTG gaaaatttccattatttttatcGAGAGTTGATCCGGCTCTAGCCGGAGATGTCGCAAAGGGAGCTCCGGTAGCAGTTGGAGACGGGGGAAAACCAAGTTGTGGATGTTTAGGTAGAGATTTTATTGCCAATGCAGCTGCAAAGGTTGCTCCTGCTGTTGTCAATCTGTCTGTTCAACAAG ATTTATATGGGTTTACAACCGTGAGGAGTATGTGTTCTGGAACTATTATTGATGCCGATGGTACTATTTTAACATGTGCTCATGGTGTAGTTGATTCTCAAGGCAGACAACTAACAACCAAGGGAAAG ATTGATGTCACTTTGCAAGATGGCCGAACATTTGAAGGTACAGTAATTAATTCTGATTTACATTCTGATATTGCAATAGTCAAGATCAAATCAAAAACTCCACTTCCAACTGCAAAACTTGGCTCATCAAGCAAGCTTCGCCCTGGGGATTGGGTGATAGCTATGGGTACTCCGCTTAGCCTTCAGAATACTGTCACCGCGGGTATTGTGAG CTGTGTTGATCGTAAAAGCAGTGATTTGGGTCTTGGAGGGATGCGCAGAGAGTATTTACAAACTGATTGTGCAATCAATGCT GGAAATTCTGGTGGCCCCCTTGTTAATATTGATGGAGAGATTGTCGGAGTTAATATTATGAAAGTAGCAGCTGCGGATGGATTGAGTTTTTCTATACCAATTGACTCAGTTTCTAAAATTATAGAGCATTTCAAGAAGAGTGG GAGAGTTATACGGCCTTGGCTTGGATTAAAAATGCTCGATCTTAATGAGTTAATCATCTCTCAGCTTAAAGAAAGAGATGCCAAATTTCCCGAAGTTGAAAAAGGCATTCTTGTGCCTATG GTAACCCCAGGTTCTCCAGCTGATCGTGCTGGATTCCATCCAGGTGATGTTGTTATTGAATTTGACGGGAAACCAGTTCAAAGTATCAAGGAG ATTGTTGAGATAATGGATGATAGAATCGGAAAACCATTGAATGTTGCTGTAAAGAGAGCAAATAATGAAGTGGTGAAATTGACAGTGATCCCAGAGGAAGCTAATCCAGATATGTGA
- the LOC108468039 gene encoding putative protease Do-like 14 isoform X1: MDHFLRKASFSSGSKSIVRIIAIGAASAGLLYLSNNPDSKATVKLSIPTILRKHLPFQGHPSFVSSDHWQFGKFPLFLSRVDPALAGDVAKGAPVAVGDGGKPSCGCLGRDFIANAAAKVAPAVVNLSVQQDLYGFTTVRSMCSGTIIDADGTILTCAHGVVDSQGRQLTTKGKIDVTLQDGRTFEGTVINSDLHSDIAIVKIKSKTPLPTAKLGSSSKLRPGDWVIAMGTPLSLQNTVTAGIVSCVDRKSSDLGLGGMRREYLQTDCAINAGNSGGPLVNIDGEIVGVNIMKVAAADGLSFSIPIDSVSKIIEHFKKSGRVIRPWLGLKMLDLNELIISQLKERDAKFPEVEKGILVPMVTPGSPADRAGFHPGDVVIEFDGKPVQSIKEIVEIMDDRIGKPLNVAVKRANNEVVKLTVIPEEANPDM, translated from the exons ATGGATCATTTTCTG AGAAAAGCTTCATTTTCTTCTGGTAGCAAGTCCATAGTTCGGATCATAGCCATTGGTGCTGCTAGTGCCGGTCTTCTTTACTTGAGCAACAACCCAGATTCGA aagcaactGTGAAACTATCAATTCCTACAATATTACGTAAACACCTCCCATTTCAAGGACACCCTTCTTTTGTTTCATCTGATCATTGGCAATTTG gaaaatttccattatttttatcGAGAGTTGATCCGGCTCTAGCCGGAGATGTCGCAAAGGGAGCTCCGGTAGCAGTTGGAGACGGGGGAAAACCAAGTTGTGGATGTTTAGGTAGAGATTTTATTGCCAATGCAGCTGCAAAGGTTGCTCCTGCTGTTGTCAATCTGTCTGTTCAACAAG ATTTATATGGGTTTACAACCGTGAGGAGTATGTGTTCTGGAACTATTATTGATGCCGATGGTACTATTTTAACATGTGCTCATGGTGTAGTTGATTCTCAAGGCAGACAACTAACAACCAAGGGAAAG ATTGATGTCACTTTGCAAGATGGCCGAACATTTGAAGGTACAGTAATTAATTCTGATTTACATTCTGATATTGCAATAGTCAAGATCAAATCAAAAACTCCACTTCCAACTGCAAAACTTGGCTCATCAAGCAAGCTTCGCCCTGGGGATTGGGTGATAGCTATGGGTACTCCGCTTAGCCTTCAGAATACTGTCACCGCGGGTATTGTGAG CTGTGTTGATCGTAAAAGCAGTGATTTGGGTCTTGGAGGGATGCGCAGAGAGTATTTACAAACTGATTGTGCAATCAATGCT GGAAATTCTGGTGGCCCCCTTGTTAATATTGATGGAGAGATTGTCGGAGTTAATATTATGAAAGTAGCAGCTGCGGATGGATTGAGTTTTTCTATACCAATTGACTCAGTTTCTAAAATTATAGAGCATTTCAAGAAGAGTGG GAGAGTTATACGGCCTTGGCTTGGATTAAAAATGCTCGATCTTAATGAGTTAATCATCTCTCAGCTTAAAGAAAGAGATGCCAAATTTCCCGAAGTTGAAAAAGGCATTCTTGTGCCTATG GTAACCCCAGGTTCTCCAGCTGATCGTGCTGGATTCCATCCAGGTGATGTTGTTATTGAATTTGACGGGAAACCAGTTCAAAGTATCAAGGAG ATTGTTGAGATAATGGATGATAGAATCGGAAAACCATTGAATGTTGCTGTAAAGAGAGCAAATAATGAAGTGGTGAAATTGACAGTGATCCCAGAGGAAGCTAATCCAGATATGTGA
- the LOC108468840 gene encoding probable histone H2A.5, with the protein MESSAKPAGGRKGGVKKKAVSKSVKAGLQFPVGRIARFLKKGRYAQRYGGGAPVYLAAVLEYLAAEVLELAGNAARDNKKNRINPRHVLLAVRNDEELGKLLQGVTIASGGVLPNINPVLLPKKTAAAASDSEKAKSKSPKKA; encoded by the exons ATGGAATCATCGGCGAAGCCAGCGGGCGGTAGAAAGGGAGGAGTGAAGAAGAAGGCAGTATCTAAGTCGGTAAAAGCGGGGCTCCAATTTCCCGTGGGTCGTATAGCCCGGTTCCTCAAGAAAGGTCGTTATGCGCAGCGTTACGGCGGTGGCGCTCCCGTTTATCTTGCCGCCGTCCTTGAGTATCTTGCCGCTGAG GTTTTGGAACTGGCGGGGAATGCGGCACGTGACAACAAAAAGAACAGGATCAACCCGAGGCACGTGTTACTAGCAGTGAGGAACGACGAAGAGTTGGGTAAACTTCTTCAAGGAGTGACCATTGCTAGTGGGGGTGTTCTTCCAAACATTAACCCTGTGTTATTACCCAAGAAAACTGCTGCTGCTGCTTCTGATTCTGAAAAAGCTAAATCCAAATCCCCTAAAAAGGCATAG